One window of the Desulfovibrio sp. genome contains the following:
- the thiM gene encoding hydroxyethylthiazole kinase produces MRFFADILDTVRRRGPVVHCITNYVTVNDCANMVLAAGGSPIMADDIAEVEDVVTLAQALVINIGTLNSRTVEAMIVAGRRANSLGRPVVLDPVGAGATALRNSALQSLLREVRFAVIKGNISEIGFLAGEDARARGVDAEDASLVTEGSLKGASDMARRLSDSTGAVVVISGAIDIVAHAQGVWTVRNGHPLMARITGSGCMSAAVIGCCLGAAPEEAPQACLCAVSSMGVAGEIAAEAMVVGVGGGTGSYRSLLIDAMSMLDGPTLTCRADVKNG; encoded by the coding sequence ATGAGATTCTTTGCGGATATTCTGGATACCGTGCGGCGGCGCGGGCCTGTGGTGCACTGCATTACAAACTACGTCACCGTGAACGACTGCGCCAACATGGTTCTTGCCGCTGGCGGGTCGCCCATAATGGCCGACGACATTGCCGAAGTGGAAGATGTGGTGACTCTGGCGCAGGCTCTGGTCATCAATATAGGCACGCTCAACAGCCGCACTGTTGAGGCCATGATTGTGGCGGGCAGGCGCGCCAACAGCCTGGGGCGGCCCGTGGTGCTTGATCCTGTGGGCGCGGGCGCTACGGCCCTGCGTAACAGCGCTTTGCAAAGCCTGTTGCGTGAAGTGCGCTTTGCGGTCATCAAGGGCAATATTTCAGAGATAGGTTTTCTGGCCGGAGAGGACGCCAGGGCCAGAGGCGTGGACGCCGAGGACGCCTCCCTTGTGACCGAGGGCAGCCTCAAGGGCGCGTCCGACATGGCCAGGCGGCTGAGTGACAGCACGGGAGCCGTGGTGGTAATCAGCGGAGCCATAGATATTGTGGCCCATGCCCAGGGGGTGTGGACGGTGCGCAACGGGCATCCGCTCATGGCGCGCATCACGGGTTCGGGTTGCATGTCGGCGGCCGTCATCGGCTGTTGCCTTGGGGCTGCGCCCGAAGAAGCGCCCCAGGCCTGCCTGTGCGCTGTCAGCAGCATGGGCGTGGCAGGAGAAATTGCCGCTGAAGCTATGGTGGTTGGCGTCGGGGGCGGCACAGGCAGCTACCGCTCCCTGCTGATTGACGCCATGAGCATGCTGGACGGGCCAACGCTCACCTGCCGCGCCGACGTGAAAAACGGGTAG
- a CDS encoding DsrE family protein → MNYNLCLHIDSKEPAILKLVLMNASNYIKALPNESYQLVVVANGPSAIQFHKSNEEFRALAAPLQEQGVRIRVCANALANNNMTPEDLWPGCEVVPAGLVEIVRLQREGFAYIKP, encoded by the coding sequence ATGAACTACAATCTCTGCCTGCACATAGACAGCAAGGAACCCGCCATCCTGAAGCTGGTTCTGATGAATGCGAGCAACTACATCAAGGCCTTGCCCAACGAGAGCTATCAACTTGTGGTGGTGGCCAACGGCCCTTCCGCAATCCAGTTTCACAAGAGCAATGAAGAGTTCCGCGCCTTGGCCGCGCCCTTGCAGGAACAGGGGGTGCGCATCCGGGTTTGCGCCAATGCCTTGGCCAACAACAACATGACGCCCGAAGACCTCTGGCCCGGCTGCGAAGTCGTGCCTGCGGGACTGGTGGAAATAGTGCGTTTGCAGCGTGAGGGTTTTGCCTACATCAAACCCTAG